The genomic interval TATCACTATTTTAAGCCAGTGGACGTCCACTGGTTGATGATGCACGTCCACATTAGATAGGCCCACCCTAATGGATCACCGCACCCTTTTCTAAACcttcatccagccactttccgCCACCCTCTTTTTATCGTGTATATGGCTAAGCAAATAGCTATAACAAAAGACTCAAAGACTCAATAATTAACTAATTCATTCTACTGTCAAAGTAAATTTCAATACGTAAAAGTTGGAAGATAAGCGTTGCATGAAAAGTATGCTATTGAAAGTATTCACTATAATTTTTAGGTTTCTGTAAAAGTATTCGAAACCGGTGGTAGACTAAACTAATGCTAGATTCAAAGGATTCAATAGCTTTTAAAGAACGATGTCAGTGCTCATTTCATATATGGTCTGAAACTCACTCATCAGTTCTAGACCATATAAGAAATAAGTCctacttttttattaaataggtagTGAATATACCAACAAAAAGCTCTCATTTTTTAATTGACGTCGTTCGTTAAGAATAAGGCAAATTATATTCCACTACGCTTTTATCgcttaattataaaattacgcAGAAAACTCGCTTAGTTTTCCACAGTTTTCTGCGTCTGGTAATTTGATATACATTGCTGAGATTTAAAGCTGTATTTCTTCACACCGCTGTACAAAACCGGCATTATACAGTGAATTAAATGAAACTATCACTATTTGTATAGACGATGGTATTCCACGTGGCAATTCCCTGACCCAGTTTTGAGATTGTACGTTTTGACCCAGAGATATAAAgcattaaaaatctttttttcaaAGAGTTTAAATCTATGCAGCCAAGTTATTCTAGGATGgaaagttttaatattttaacgtGACTGCAATACGCGAGCTATTGTTATGATTCTGGAATCTTAAAAAGTGTTATATTATGCGTTTTAACCGATTAAAAGATGGCTAAAATCAGAAGTTGGTCTTTTACATACGGATGGATTTCGAGATAGTATTTGCGTGTACTCGATATACTCTTCTCAGTACAATTTACGTTCTAAGCCGGTGATAAAGTCAAAGACGATGTATCGTCTCTAATGTATAAGAGACACTAATTATTGTCCTAGatgaaatatgtatgtatgtatgtattactttattgcaccacaaaatacaaatgacaagttacaaaaaagaaaactttaaatgtaggtaggtacaacaaggcggtcttatcggtaaacagcgatctcttccagacaattattataaaatagacatttttatttgatttgatttgatgagAAATTAGTTCCTTTGAATTAAATTTATTGAATAGGAAAGGGGAACaatcttatttaaataaaaaagaagcgCCCTCGGTAGAGCACACCTGTAATCCGTCGATTGGAGACCACCTGCCGGTTGGAGTGCGGTCGGGAACCGCCGACGCGCAATTAAGGCTAAGTTCATATGGCCGCGCGGTACCGCGCGGAACTACGAACCGCGCGGCACAAGATCAATATAAACGATAATTATCGTCTACATTACCGCGCGGTACCGCACGCCAACGCGCGGCGCGCTCTGACCCGCGCGCAAGATCTAGAACCGCGCGCTGCCGCGCGGCACAAGTATTTCAAACCTGTATCGACCTGTTCAGTTGATCCGCGCGCCTTGAGACGGAAAGACACATAGATCGATGCAATGAGTACCGAAGATGACATTGTGCCTATCGATTTGCTTATCGACGAAATCGAAAAAAGAGATGCGATTTGGAATCTTAACTCTAaggattattcaaataaaatattaaaaagaaggtCTTGGGAAGaactagttttaattttttgcaaaaatgatgattccgaagaaaaaaagaaaaatttgggtaagtttttttttaattagttttatttatttaaaataagttttataaaatcataggtaggtacctattacaccattttatctTGCCAATCTAATTTACCTTCagtaacaaaataatttgtGAATTTAGTTCGAATATTATCTACTTCATGGATTGCTCGTCCACTGTTAGTTGGATTCACATTAGGTAATGGCGCTGGATTGATCATATCATCCTGATTTATACCATCTCTCATCCTTACCAAGTTATGTAAAACACAAATAGCTTTGACGATATCAACAGCAAAATCTATCTTCACGTCTATTGGCCGGTGTAAGATACGCCACTTGTTACACATTATGCCAAATGTACATTCGACATACCTTCGTGCTAAAGAAAGGCggtagttaaatatatttttttcttttgacaaCATTTTACCACCATAGGGTCTCATCAAATTTTTAGTCATAGCGAAAGCCTCGTCAGCTACAATTACGTATGGTAGTTTAAATGCATCGCTCTCATTATTTGTGATAGATCTAGGCTCTGGTAAGTTCAACGAATTTTCTGAGAGTTTTTTGAATAATGACGTTTCCTTGAAAACACCCGAATCACTGTCTTTTCCGTAAGCTCCAACGTCTATCCATATGAAGCAATAGTTAGCATCACATAAAGCCATTAAAACTAATGAGAAAAAGTGTTTGTAATTGTAATACATTGATCCTGATTCTGGTGGCTGTATTAAACGAACGTGTTTGCCGTCCAACGCTCCAACACAATTTGGAAAATATgctttattttcaaattgtatAGATATTTGTGTCCAGATTTCTTTTGTTGGTGGACTCATGACCAAAGTTTTTAAATTTCTCCATAAAACTTGGCACACTTGCTTAATTATACCCGATATCGTAGACTTGCCAATTTTATAACCATATTGTAACTCTGCAAATGAAGAACCAGTTGCTAGGTACCTGTAACATAATAGTTATTTAAGATACACGTGCATAAAGTAGATCTTTACCGAATAAGTGCTACAGTGAAAACACAAGCATAGCGAGTGTTTACAGTGTGGCACGCGAGCATAAAGTGCATATGCTCACGTGCCACGATAAATATTCCATTTCTATTCCTACTCCTATTCCTCGTCAAATTCCTATTCCCATACCTATTCCTACCCCTACTTACTCCTATGCCTACTCCTATTCCTATTCCTAATTCTATGTCTATGTCTATTTCTTTTAAGTAAATCTTTACTGAATAAGTGCTACAAAGAAAACACATTCATAGCGAGTGTTTACAGTGTGGCACGTGAGCATAAAGTGCACAAAGTACAATTTGCATAAAGTAGGTCATAAGGACTCTTTATGCACCCGTATCGTACAACATTTTTCAATAGTTTTGCAATGaaaactaataattaattatttactttctaGGAtcgattttgcaaaaaaaatggaaaaatttaCGAGATGCCTATGTAAAAGAACTtaagaaaacaaaacatttgAAGTCCGGTTCCTCAGCATCAACACCATCTTCATTTGCGTATTTCCAAAGATTGTCATTTCTTAAACAAGTTGTCCAGAAACGAAAAACTGACAACAGCCTTGATGTTGCGGAAGTTACAGAGAATCCTGATTTGGATAGTGCAGTTAACAGCAGCGGCGTTCAAGCTTCAACAGAAAATGTGCTCCGGAAAAAATTCAAACTTCACCCTGCCGATGAACATTTTGCAAATCTTTTACAACAAAGCATAAATACTCGAAATAATAATGCAGCAGAAAAGAAAGATGACGatgaagataaattattttgtctttCATTGGTTagggaaataaaaaaagttcCTGAAAACCGGCGTTTAaaactgaaaattgaaatttataatttattagaacGATACCAAGCTACACGAGCACAGCCACTTGAAGATTTTAACTACCCGTCTACTTCATATAGCTCACAACGACCACCCAGAAACTATCATGCTTCATTTCAAAGTTCTCAATATAGCAACCCAATGCAGTACTCTGATAGAGAATCAACACAATATGGCTATACAACTAGTTCATACACTTCACCTCCCACAAGTTCATCGCAAGTAACATCACCCCCGGGTGATGTTACTTGTGACCCGTCATACGAAGATTCTCAAGAATTAGATCTGTTCAATTAAACTAAAAGTTAATTTGCCAAGAAGCCTCGCTcataatttcttattttttataatttttactgtGATTATGATTAATAAACAGTTAACTTACCGCAATGTTACAATGAGTTTTTCTTTTGGTGATATGCAATATCTTACAGCATTTTCACTggattttaaatcattttcaatgAAATCGTATAAAAAATCAAAGGTTGCAACTGACATacggaaataattaaaaaatttttctTCATGTAACCTCAACTCAGGGTATAAGGTGACAAACAGGCTTGAAGAAAGTCTGTCACTTAATATTGGATGCACCCAGTATCGCCTTTGTCGTCTTCTGCGACGTCTCAGTCTTCTATATAAAATCCACAAGCAAATTGCCTCCTCCACGTCCATTGTATATCAATGTTAGGCTAAGTTCATATGGCCGCGCGGCACCGCGCGCCGCCGCGCGATGTTAGAGTTCACATGACAGGGTATATACGAGCGCCAGTCTGGCATTAACATTGATATACAATGGACGTGGAGGAGGCAATTTGCTTGTGGATTTTATATAGAAGACTGAGACGTCGCAGAAGACGACAAAGGCGATACTGGGTGCATCCAATATTAAGTGACAGACTTTCTTCAAGCCTGTTTGTCACCTTATACCCTGAGTTGAGGTTACATGAagaaaaattttttaattatttccgtATGTCAGTTGCAACCTTTGATTTTTTATACGATTTcattgaaaatgatttaaaatccAGTGAAAATGCTGTAAGATATTGCATATCACCAAAAGAAAAACTCATTGTAACATTGCGGTAAGTTAACTGTTTATTAATCATAATCacagtaaaaattataaaaaataagaaattatgAGCGAGGCTTCTTGGCAAATTAACTTTTAGTTTAATTGAACAGATCTAATTCTTGAGAATCTTCGTATGACGGGTCACAAGTAACATCACCCGGGGGTGATGTTACTTGCGATGAACTTGTGGGAGGTGAAGTGTATGAACTAGTTGTATAGCCATATTGTGTTGATTCTCTATCAGAGTACTGCATTGGGTTGCTATATTGAGAACTTTGAAATGAAGCATGATAGTTTCTGGGTGGTCGTTGTGAGCTATATGAAGTAGACGGGTAGTTAAAATCTTCAAGTGGCTGTGCTCGTGTAGCTTGGTATCgttctaataaattataaatttcaattttcagtttTAAACGCCGGTTTTCAGgaactttttttatttccctAACCAATGaaagacaaaataatttatcttcatCGTCATCTTTCTTTTCTGCTGCATTATTATTTCGAGTATTTATGCTTTGTTGTAAAAGATTTGCAAAATGTTCATCGGCAGGGTGAAGTTTGAATTTTTTCCGGAGCACATTTTCTGTTGAAGCTTGAACGCCGCTGCTGTTAACTGCACTATCCAAATCAGGATTCTCTGTAACTTCCGCAACATCAAGGCTGTTGTCAGTTTTTCGTTTCTGGACAACTTGTTTAAGAAATGACAATCTTTGGAAATACGCAAATGAAGATGGTGTTGATGCTGAGGAACCGGACTTcaaatgttttgttttcttaAGTTCTTTTACATAGGCATCTCGtaaatttttccattttttttgcaaaatcgaTCCta from Maniola jurtina chromosome 1, ilManJurt1.1, whole genome shotgun sequence carries:
- the LOC123867015 gene encoding uncharacterized protein LOC123867015, coding for MSTEDDIVPIDLLIDEIEKRDAIWNLNSKDYSNKILKRRSWEELVLIFCKNDDSEEKKKNLGSILQKKWKNLRDAYVKELKKTKHLKSGSSASTPSSFAYFQRLSFLKQVVQKRKTDNSLDVAEVTENPDLDSAVNSSGVQASTENVLRKKFKLHPADEHFANLLQQSINTRNNNAAEKKDDDEDKLFCLSLVREIKKVPENRRLKLKIEIYNLLERYQATRAQPLEDFNYPSTSYSSQRPPRNYHASFQSSQYSNPMQYSDRESTQYGYTTSSYTSPPTSSSQVTSPPGDVTCDPSYEDSQELDLFN
- the LOC123867002 gene encoding protein ALP1-like, translating into MDVEEAICLWILYRRLRRRRRRQRRYWVHPILSDRLSSSLFVTLYPELRLHEEKFFNYFRMSVATFDFLYDFIENDLKSSENAVRYCISPKEKLIVTLRYLATGSSFAELQYGYKIGKSTISGIIKQVCQVLWRNLKTLVMSPPTKEIWTQISIQFENKAYFPNCVGALDGKHVRLIQPPESGSMYYNYKHFFSLVLMALCDANYCFIWIDVGAYGKDSDSGVFKETSLFKKLSENSLNLPEPRSITNNESDAFKLPYVIVADEAFAMTKNLMRPYGGKMLSKEKNIFNYRLSLARRYVECTFGIMCNKWRILHRPIDVKIDFAVDIVKAICVLHNLVRMRDGINQDDMINPAPLPNVNPTNSGRAIHEVDNIRTKFTNYFVTEGKLDWQDKMV
- the LOC123867023 gene encoding uncharacterized protein LOC123867023 is translated as MSTEDDIVPIDLLIDEIEKRDAIWNLNSKDYSNKILKRRSWEELVLIFCKNDDSEEKKKNLGSILQKKWKNLRDAYVKELKKTKHLKSGSSASTPSSFAYFQRLSFLKQVVQKRKTDNSLDVAEVTENPDLDSAVNSSGVQASTENVLRKKFKLHPADEHFANLLQQSINTRNNNAAEKKDDDEDKLFCLSLVREIKKVPENRRLKLKIEIYNLLERYQATRAQPLEDFNYPSTSYSSQRPPRNYHASFQSSQYSNPMQYSDRESTQYGYTTSSYTSPPTSSSQVTSPPGDVTCDPSYEDSQELDLFN